The Zea mays cultivar B73 chromosome 7, Zm-B73-REFERENCE-NAM-5.0, whole genome shotgun sequence DNA segment TAATCCTCATGGAAGCCACGAACAGAGTAATTTAGAGCAGTACATAAACATGCATGGTCCATGGAAGAACAAAATAGTCCGCAGGAGAATctttcaaaaacaaaacaaaaatagTATAAAACGAAACACTTCAGTCTACGGCAAAGAAATTCATCTTGGATGGAGCAAATAATAGATGTGCTGCTGAGTGCTAACTGTTGTGGCCTTGCTGCTAGCTTGAAAATATGTGCTAGCTTCAAAATATGTGCTAGCCACAGCGCTGCGTAGCACAGCCGATCAAGAAAAAATGGATATTCTCCTGCCTTTTTGTATTTGTTGTGCTACTCCTTTCCCTCTCTCTGCCCGTGAACGGAAATTTTCTTTTTTCACGTGCGCCATGTACATTGCCGAGATTTGAGCATGTTAGCTAGCATAACTTGAGCTCTAATTAAGCTCGCCTGGGACTCAACTTACGACTGATGCCAACTGATTAAGACAAGCGAACTTTTAAGCTAGTTTTAAAAATAAAATACTACTACTCCCAACAAACAGCTACTTACTAGCAGGTAGCAGCAGACCGAGGGTCGagacaaaaacaaaacaaaaaaaaaaggaGAAGGCGGTGGCGTTGGTCGGGTGCTCACCGGGACGTGGGAGTCGCGGGCGTTGCGCTTGGGGTCGGTGGCGGAGAAGACGGTGTAGACGAGCACGAAGGTGCCGATGATCTCGGCGCCGAGGCCGGTGCCGCGGGAGTAGCCGGAGGCGAGCGAGTTGGCGCCGCCGCCGTACCTGTCGAAGTAGGCGCTCTGGAACGCCTTGACGAGGCCGACGCCGCAGATGGCGCCGAGGCACTGCGCCACGATGTAGAGCAGCGCGCGCACCAGGGAGACCTTGCGCGCCAGGAAGAGGCCGAAGGTGACGGCGGGGTTGATGTGGCCCCCCGAGATGCCGGCGGTGCAGTAGACGAGGACGAAGATCATGCCGCCGAAGGCCCAGGCGATGCCCAGCACGCCCACGCCGCCGCACGCCGCGTCGGCGCCCGACGCCGACGCGTCCGTCTGGTGCTTGTACCCGATCACGGTGGCCACCGTGATGTACAGGAACAGCAGCGTGGCGATGAACTCGGCGATCACGGCGCGGTACAGCGACCAGGACCCCAGCTCCGCCGCGTCGATCAGCGGCGCCGGGGGAGGGTCCGTGTAGTCCTTGGCAGCGAACTCGCCGCCGCCAGCGCCGCTCTCGATCACGTCGTCCTTGCCCATCGTCTTCTAGAGCCGCCGAGACTAGCTTGAAGCTTCGCTTCGCTTAGCAGAGAGACTATACTTGCAAAGGGGATGATGGAATGGATGAGTGCGCGAAGGAGAGGGTGCAGTGGTGCTATTTATGGAGGGAGTGAAGAGTAGGTAAGTGACAACAAAGCACAATAGTGCTGCAAGGCTGGGGCGGGCCATGCTCCCCCGCTTCATTATTGCTTGATGGAATGGAACAGAAAATTCAGCAGCTTCTGTACCGATTCCTGCCTTTTTTTATTAAATCAACTTTGTGTTGATAAGATTGAAtggccttttcttttcttttcttttctttctctctctgttTTTTCCCCTGGGTATTATTTCCTGACGCTGTCGCTCTCCCTTTTGGTTTTGTTTGCGTGCTCCAATCCAACGATGCTGGCTGGATAGGCTATCGAGGTTTGTGCTGTAAAGCCAAGGATCCCCCCACAGGCCCACAATCCATGGGCTGGGGTATTTGTTTTCCGAGGGGGAAAAATGGTACAAGTTTCCATGGATGGAATCCGGGGAAATGAAAATGCGACAAGATAAAACTTTTAAAAAATGTTACAAGATATGTACGTAAGTCAATGGTTACCCTGCGCTGTCAATTAAAAATCAAACGGCTAAAACACTAACCCCCCGGCTCCGCTCCCTAGTCTCTATCAATCAAGGAAACAAGAGCCCCCGAGAAAACAAGCTTCGAATAGAACTGGAGGCAGACGAGTGAAAGGGGTTGGGCGGCAATTTCCGACATTTTTAGTCCCCTTCTTTAGAGCTCCTTTGGAAAACGTAATTATTTTATAGAAGAGAACATATCTAGTTTACATGGAAGATTGATGCATATGGtacacatattaaatcatcatcacttattttagatctaacgtcttTAGTTGTTTGGTATATTTTGCTAAGGACACCTTCCACCGTGGTGGTGTGTAGTGGTGAAATGTGTTATTTGTAAATTGAATTATCAATTAGAGACGTTAAATCTAAAATAagtggtgatgatttaatatgtgcaccatatGC contains these protein-coding regions:
- the LOC541888 gene encoding aquaporin PIP2-1, producing the protein MGKDDVIESGAGGGEFAAKDYTDPPPAPLIDAAELGSWSLYRAVIAEFIATLLFLYITVATVIGYKHQTDASASGADAACGGVGVLGIAWAFGGMIFVLVYCTAGISGGHINPAVTFGLFLARKVSLVRALLYIVAQCLGAICGVGLVKAFQSAYFDRYGGGANSLASGYSRGTGLGAEIIGTFVLVYTVFSATDPKRNARDSHVPVLAPLPIGFAVFMVHLATIPVTGTGINPARSLGAAVIYNKDKPWDDHWIFWVGPLVGAAIAAFYHQYILRAGAIKALGSFRSNA